In Sinobacterium caligoides, the sequence GATTGATATCTTCAATACCGATTTGGCTTGGGTCGCCAAAATGAATAGGCGCACCGTGCACAGACGGGAAGCGTGTACAAATTTGAATCGCTCTAATAGCATCAACAGGCAGGAACGGCCGCATACTAACGACGGTATTACCGCTAAAACGACCTGCTGGCTTACAGGGAATGTTAGTACGAAACATCGGTACATTAACGCCTTCGCTAATATTACGGACATCAAGGCCATCGTTGAGTAATGCTTCTTCAAAAGAAAATGAACAGCCTAACAAGAATACCACCAAATCGTCGCGCCAATGTGCAGAGACATCCTCGACCTCATCAACCAAGCTACCGTCTTTGAACAGCCTGTAGCGTGGAATGTCAGTACGAATATCGAGGTCAACTCCCATGCCCGGCAGATCAAATTCACCGGGTTGCCCCATCGCAATCAACGGGCAAGGTTTAGGGTTTTGCTGACAGAATTGTAAAAACTCAGCGGCCCAGTCAACGGGTAATATCACTAAATTGCACTGAACATAACCTTCGCTGTAACCCGAGGTATTGCCACTATGTTGGCCTAAACGGATCTTTTGCCTTAACTCATGAGGTGTCATTGTCGCGTTCATCGCTACCTGCCTACCTTGGATACTTTTAAAATTGTTAGTTTTCTATTGGCTTATACCAGCCTTACGGCGATTAAACATAGGTAGTTACACCTATGCATCGGTTTTATGCGCTACAGGGTACGGAAACGGCAGTTGCAGACCAGCATAAAATAAAACATGTAAAATATTTAATAACACTCGAGGAGAATACCCTCTCCACTAAAGACAAATAGCCCCAGTTATCTTCATGTAAAATGAGAAAACTGAGGCCATTCGCAAATGCTTACAGCGCTAGCTAGCTAGCAAAGCGCCGTCGATAGATTAGCGGTTACTGCTCAAATAACTGAACAAAATAACCGTCACTCTGGGCGGCTTCGATATTACTCCGATGTGCTGAGCTCACGCTGTTTTTAATAAAGTCACCGTGCGCTTCCTTCATCTTATCGATGATCACCTGCCCAAAACCTGCATTTGCGAGATAAAACTTGCATAACTGTATAGCGCCCTGCTGATCCTTATAATCAATATAGACAATGAATTCAGCTTGCTGACCTGCATTAACGCCTTCTACGTCTTTTTTTGCCGTTGCTGTTACTGAGAATAAAAACATAATACGCACCTTAATTTTGATGGCGCATTGTACCGTAATCCCTCTTCAAAACCAGAGAGCGGTTACTGTGGTGTTTTTGATCATAGATCACTAAACCGTCCACATCGACTTGAGACCCCACGCTTTCCCTTAAACCGGGGCTGGGCTCCCGTTCTGACTCGTTGTACCGTCATGTTACGTTACTCTTATTATGCTTATAGGTGTTAAAATAAATGGACTATGTAAAATATATCACACACGAACGTAATCAACACTGATAATTTTATTTTGACGACTAACCAGACAGCAAAAAGGCGCTTTAAAAGCGCCTTTTTGCTGTCCTTGCTACCGCAGGGCTATTTGATAACTACTCTATTATTGAGCTACCTCGGTCTGGATCTGCTGCGATTCTTTGAGGTCAGCCACCTTGTGAACGAAAATACCAAGATAAGAAGTAATGATAGTTACACCAATACACACAAAGCTTAGCCACATATAGGGCGCATAAGCAAAAGTGGAAACCCCTAAAATACTCGCCATATAAATACCGTTATCACTCCACGGCACCATGCCTGAAGTTAAGGTGCCACCAAACTCTGCGTTACGAGAAAGGTTTTTACGCTGATACCCTAAGCGATCATAGTTCTTGGCGCAGATCTTAGGCGTCAAGATCAGTGATACATACATTGCAGAGCCAAAGACATTGCCCAGGAAGGCTGTACCAATGGTTGATACCGCAAGGCTACCTGCTGAATTAACGAAGCGCTCAAAACTACGTGCAATAACCTCTAGCGCACCAACTTTATCGAGTAAGCCGCCGAAACCTAGACCAAAGATGATTACAGCAACAGAGCCCAGCATTGAAGAGACGCCACCACGGTTAAGGATCTTATCCAAGAACTCAATACCAGAATCCACAACAGCCGGTGCCCAGCCAGTAGCTACAGCATCACGTAAGTCTAGGCCCTGTACAGAAACCGCCCAAACTATACCAAGCACAGCACCAAAGCTGATCGCCGGGAAAGAAGGCATACCTTTAGCCAATAAACCGAGCACTAAAATCAACGGTACAAAGGACCAAGGGGTGATAACAAATTGCTGCTGCATCGCATCAGAGACAATCTGTACTTGGCTCATATCGACCTGTCCGGCGTAGTGTGCTCCAGCAACAGTAAACAATATTCCGGTAATAACGTAGCTAATCAGAGCGATAGGCATCATGCCTCTGATGTGATCCATGATTTCTACGCCAGACATTGTCGAGGCTAAGACAACAGAATCCGAGAGTGGTGACATCTTATCGCCAAAATAACAGCCGGATAGAATCGCGCCAGCAGTCAACGGCGCAGGCACACCTAGGCCCTGACCAATACCCATCATAGCGATACCTGCGGTACCTGCACTACCCCAAGAGGTACCCGTTGCCAGCGCGGTCAATGAGCAAATCACCATCGTAGCTAGAAGGAAGATATGGGGATCAATAACTTGCAAACCGTAATAGATGATCGTAGGTACTATGCCGCCCGCAATCCATGTGCCGACCAACGCGCCAACAGATAGCAAGATCAAAATAGCGACCAAGCCTTTATTGATACCCTCAAGAGCGGCCTCTTCTAATGACTTATAGGTGTGTCCTAGCCAGAGGCCTAAACCGATAATAATAAACCAACCAATATACAGAGCGAGCTGAATAGCGAGGTCGAGCTCTGCGGTAAACGAGAAAGCGAGCCCGAGAAAAGCTCCGAGTGCGAGGATAACTTGTAGCATTGAGGGAAGACGAGTCGTACCGGAATTCATGCAAATACCTTCAGCGGAAAGCCCTGCCCCTGGGCGAAAGGCCGGCACTACAACGGTAGAAAGCTCTACGTATTGCCAGTTAACCGACCACTAGAATGAACACACGTTCAAATTCAACATCATGCTCTGGGCCCAGCGAGTATAATATTCAAATAATCCAACGACCACGTCTCGTTATCCGCATGTTGATACAAGTCATCTGCAAAAATTAACATTAACTAATATTTAGTTCGCTAATGGGTCGTTGATATCAAAGACAGCGGTCTATCCTTTGATCGGGCAGCACGTTATAAATTGATCGTCATTACGCTTGGTTATCTGTTCAAACAACCTGTCATAGCTAGATTTCATGATTTTCCAGACGCCACCCTCCTTCACATACACATCATGGTAAATAGCGCTGCCATCGAAAGTGATACCATCATCCAAACTGACAAAGGTATCCCGCAGGTACCAAATGCCTGTCGCCGTATCACCGGTGACAGTGATTTCGGGGTGGTGACCGGTATGCATACCAAACTTTGTCTTGCTAAATGAGTCGCTAAAGAACGCCTCAAGCTCATTCCAGCCATTTTTACAGTATTCATAGCTTGGGCTGCGATAGTGTATACCACCATCGGCAGTAAACACTGTCTGAAGACCAGCAAGATCTCCAGTATCTAAAAAACGAAAATAACGTGATTTTAACTGCTTGATTAGCTCAATGGCTTCTAGGTCTAACATTGGGAATCCTTATCATTATTATTACCGGTTACATGCTAGCAAATGTAGCCGCCTAGTAGATGAAAAATAAGACATATTGACTTATCCCTCAACAAAAAAACCGGCATAAGCCGGCTTTATCTTTCATCGTTTAACTAATGATTAATCACACCCATTAGCAACACTCATACCGGTATTGATCCATTGTTCAATTAACTCAACCCCCTTCTGATGCACCACACTTCGCCCTAACTCAGGCATTTTCACCGAAGGATCATTTGAGTGCATGCGGTAGGTCATGATTGACTGCTCAGCATCACCCGGAACAATATCGTGATTTAAATTACCCGACGAATGACCCGCTGCGATTGGCATTTTACAAACCCCCGTTTTCTTATCGACAACACCTGTAATACGGTCTTTATTCAGGTGTAAACCTGTGCCCGACGCGCGGCCCTCAGGTGAGTGACAATGTGCACAGTTACCATCAAGGTAACTCAAGGCACGTTGCTCGAGGGTAGCCGTATCATCATCCCAGGCTTCATAAGCAGGAACATCAGTAGCCGGTGCCGAGTTATCGGCATTCTTTGGGAGGTTCGCTAAAATCCCTCGGTTCTCCCAATCCATCAACTGATTGACGCCATTCAAATCACTATTTAGGTAATGGGGCTGAGGCCCTAACGGCTTATCCGTCCCCTTAGTGCCGTGGCAAGAGGAACACTGGTTACTATTGGGCACCTGGTACGTTGTCGTACGAGCAGTACCTTGATCATCAACAAAGCGCACCTCTCGACTGGCACCACCGTAGGCAAGCTGAGCATCAGCACCATCCCACACATAAGGCAAACGCTGCCAAGCGTCACCACGATTAATCAATAATCGCGTTTCAACCAACTGCTGCTCGCTCAGCTCATCAACGAAGTAGAAGGTCTTAGCGATAACCGTACCCTCAGGGTAAGCCATATCTTTATCACTAGTATCCCCTGCCACACGATCAAAATCGATCTTTGCGCCAGGTGGTACGAACACCACACGATGCTTCTTCGAGTAATCACTAAACAGTGGTGTGCTCAAGTCATAGACAACACCGTTGTTATTACCGGTACTTAGCGGGTTACTGTTATCGGTAAATAAGTTGTAGTCGGATAACTGCGGGCAATCGACGACCAGCGCCTGCCAATTAACCTCTGACCCGGTATCTGTAGCACACAGTGCGGCAACTTCTTCAGGCGTATACTCATCAGTAACAGGTGGCTCTGTCTTCTCTGCCAAGACAACTTCTGGCAACAGGTCATAACTACAGTCAAACTTCGAGGCATCGGTATCGATAGGACCTAAAGGTAGACCTGTAGCCTGATCAATATTCCACATATTAAGATTAGCGAAGGCAGTTAGGTTTTCATTGCTATCAATGTTTTCACCAATGCAAATATCCCCTTCAGGCAAGGAATCCAAGCCCATGCCACCCATTTCAGGTGGCCCCTTGAAAATAACCTCAGCAATACCGTCGTATATAACTTCAGACGGCTTCATACCATTGCGTTCAAATAAGTTAATAATGCCGTAATTTAACAGGCTGCCGTCATACTGGTAACCCGCATCCTGTTCAAAAACGTTGTCGAAGATATAGGCTGCCTCAGGAAATGCATCGAAGCCATCGGGTACAGGGAAACCCGTCACCGCATAACTTGCAATACCGGCACTCATCGTATAATGCCCGCGAACCACATTCTCATAAACTTGTACTTGGTCGGTGCCCCCCATCAGAAGAAAGCCTGTACCTGCGGGAACAATGCCGACTATATTACCTGCAGGTGCAAAGTTCGGCAGTGTGTTATCTTCAATTAAGTTCTTAAAGACACGTACGCGATCACCTTCTTGACTCAGCCCTGGTAAATCAAACACCAAAACACCACCGGTATTGCGACGAGCAATATTGCCGTATACGTCGGCATCTTGTGAGTTTTCAATTTCGATACCGGCAACGTTCATCTCGGCAATATTGTTTCTAACGATAATGTTTTTTGACTGGCCAACATAGATACCGGCATCCGAAGCGCCAATAACGACACTATCTTCAATCAACACGTTGTTATCTTGTACTGGGTACAGACCATAAGCACCGTTGGTTGGGTCAGACTCATTGGTCCACTCAACTTTTACACGATGAAAATAAGAACCATCAACGCCTTCAGTACGGATACCATCGCCAGCAGGGTTAACAATAGCGAAGTCTTGAACGGTAAACTGGTCACCAAATGACAAGATACCCTGAGCACCAGTCTGCTGATCGGTGAAGTCGAGTATCGTCTTGTTCATTCCCCGACCGGCTAAGGTGATATGCGATGTATTAACAATCAATTCATCGGTAAACTTATGTGTCCCCCTTGGAAAGACTATCGTTGTTCCCGGCTTAGCCGATAACACAGCCTCTTGCGCTCGATACTCTAAGTCATCGCCAGCTTTAAGGAAAATAACATTTGGGCCTGGTCTGATTCTTTCAGGTTTAGTATTAATAGGTCCGTATTCAGGTTGTTTACAACCTGCTAAGGCGAGTGCCGCCACTAGCGGTAGCAGCATTGCTTTCTTATTATTCAATAGCTTCATTGTTAAACCTTTATTATTTTTTTTTATTCTTGTAGTAGGCCCTCAAAAGACCAAGTACAGCAAGCGACTTAAAATATACGGCAAAGGCTTCAAATACTCTTTCTATTCATGAATAAAGGCCATTGCTCTTAGCACTTAATATCTATGCAAATATATTCATAGGTAGCTTTTTGATAGTAACAACGCATTACACGATTGTCATTTCTAAAACTAAATTTCTACTGATTATTCAGTACGTTGCTTTATACAAAAGCGACACATACGTGGGAGCCAGCAACGTAGAGGGGGTCTTTTAAAAAGCAGCGCCTAGCGAGATTAAAAAACTGACCAAGAGGTCATCCTTATCAAGCTTAAATTTGATGGAATACGTCTTATATTGATGTAATTACAGCCTTAATAACGTCATTGATCGTCGATAATACTGACAGTCCTATCGATACGAGCACAATAGAGACCCAGCTGTTGACTCTTTAGCGTCTTAAGTTGCATATACTTTACCCACCAGAGGCTTGTTTTGTTTGCGTAGAAAGACAGGCATAATACGCCGCAATTATACTGAGGATCCTCCATGACCGAAAAGACTCTACGCCAACGCAGTGGCTCTAAGTGTGAGCTATGTGCTGCAAGCGATAACCTCTCCCCCTATCAGATCCCCCCTGTTATCACCGCTGCAACAGCCGCCAACAGCGTACTTATCTGTCAGACCTGTAACGACCAGCTATCGAACCCTGAGTCTATGGAACCCAATCACTGGCGTGGCCTCAACGACAGCATGTGGAGCACCGAGCCACCAGTACAAGTAATGGCCTACCGCGCTCTAAGTATGCTCAGCAAGAAAGAATCCTGGGCTCAAGACCTCATCGACATGATGTACATTGAAGAAAACATGGTTGAGTGGGCAAAAGAGGGAATCCCAGAAGATAGCGATCGCCTGCCCTGTCGTGACAGTAATGGCGCCGTTCTTTCTGATGGTGACACCGTCACACTGACCAAAGACTTGGTCGTTAAGGGAGCTAACTTCACGGCTAAACGTGGCACCGCTGTCAGAAACATATCTCTCACAGATAATCACGAGCAAATAGAGGGCCGCGTTAATGGCTCACGTATTGTTCTGCTGAGCTGTTTCCTGAAAAAACAATAAACCCCATTACAGCAGAGTAACGGGTGTAACAAAGCCAACAGAAGAGCCGCATCCGTGCGGCTTTTTCTTTACAGTAAACTAATAATGCTCTTTGCCGCAGCGTAAGGTGTTGTCTGCCCTCCTTCGACCAGAGACTTCTGTCGCGGAAGCTGCTCAAGCACATCCGGGTTCTGTCGCAACTTCATTTCGAGCATTTCATGAATCAACTTTTGCATCCAGTCGATATTCTGTTTGTCCCGCTTCTCGTGAAAGGCGTTTTCCTTTAACGCATCCACACGATAATTTGAGATCATGCCCCAAACAGAGTCAATATTGTCATGATTTAGCGCTGAACACGTTAGCACCTCCGGCGTCCAAAAGCTGTTGCTCCCCAGCAAATGAAAGGCATTGCGATAGTGACGCTGTGTCTGTTTAGCGAGATTGACACTCTCACCATCAGCTTTGTTAATCACCAGCGCGTCCGCTAGCTCTATAATGCCTTTCTTGATCCCCTGTAGCTCATCACCGGCATTCGGAATCATTAACACTAGAAAGAAGTCCACCATCGCCGCCACTTCATATTCTGACTGCCCCACACCCACAGTCTCAACGATAATGACCTCATAGCCAGAAGCCTCACAAAGTAGCATAGTTTCCCGTGTTTTCTGCGCCACACCTCCTAACGCTCCACCGGAGGGCGATGGACGAATAAAGGCATCATTCTCTCGCGAGAGCATCTCCATACGCGTCTTGTCGCCGAGAATAGAGCCGCCATGTACGGGAGAGCTCGGGTCCACCGCCAATACT encodes:
- a CDS encoding parallel beta-helix domain-containing protein, which gives rise to MKLLNNKKAMLLPLVAALALAGCKQPEYGPINTKPERIRPGPNVIFLKAGDDLEYRAQEAVLSAKPGTTIVFPRGTHKFTDELIVNTSHITLAGRGMNKTILDFTDQQTGAQGILSFGDQFTVQDFAIVNPAGDGIRTEGVDGSYFHRVKVEWTNESDPTNGAYGLYPVQDNNVLIEDSVVIGASDAGIYVGQSKNIIVRNNIAEMNVAGIEIENSQDADVYGNIARRNTGGVLVFDLPGLSQEGDRVRVFKNLIEDNTLPNFAPAGNIVGIVPAGTGFLLMGGTDQVQVYENVVRGHYTMSAGIASYAVTGFPVPDGFDAFPEAAYIFDNVFEQDAGYQYDGSLLNYGIINLFERNGMKPSEVIYDGIAEVIFKGPPEMGGMGLDSLPEGDICIGENIDSNENLTAFANLNMWNIDQATGLPLGPIDTDASKFDCSYDLLPEVVLAEKTEPPVTDEYTPEEVAALCATDTGSEVNWQALVVDCPQLSDYNLFTDNSNPLSTGNNNGVVYDLSTPLFSDYSKKHRVVFVPPGAKIDFDRVAGDTSDKDMAYPEGTVIAKTFYFVDELSEQQLVETRLLINRGDAWQRLPYVWDGADAQLAYGGASREVRFVDDQGTARTTTYQVPNSNQCSSCHGTKGTDKPLGPQPHYLNSDLNGVNQLMDWENRGILANLPKNADNSAPATDVPAYEAWDDDTATLEQRALSYLDGNCAHCHSPEGRASGTGLHLNKDRITGVVDKKTGVCKMPIAAGHSSGNLNHDIVPGDAEQSIMTYRMHSNDPSVKMPELGRSVVHQKGVELIEQWINTGMSVANGCD
- the nhaC gene encoding Na+/H+ antiporter NhaC, whose translation is MNSGTTRLPSMLQVILALGAFLGLAFSFTAELDLAIQLALYIGWFIIIGLGLWLGHTYKSLEEAALEGINKGLVAILILLSVGALVGTWIAGGIVPTIIYYGLQVIDPHIFLLATMVICSLTALATGTSWGSAGTAGIAMMGIGQGLGVPAPLTAGAILSGCYFGDKMSPLSDSVVLASTMSGVEIMDHIRGMMPIALISYVITGILFTVAGAHYAGQVDMSQVQIVSDAMQQQFVITPWSFVPLILVLGLLAKGMPSFPAISFGAVLGIVWAVSVQGLDLRDAVATGWAPAVVDSGIEFLDKILNRGGVSSMLGSVAVIIFGLGFGGLLDKVGALEVIARSFERFVNSAGSLAVSTIGTAFLGNVFGSAMYVSLILTPKICAKNYDRLGYQRKNLSRNAEFGGTLTSGMVPWSDNGIYMASILGVSTFAYAPYMWLSFVCIGVTIITSYLGIFVHKVADLKESQQIQTEVAQ
- a CDS encoding nuclear transport factor 2 family protein → MLDLEAIELIKQLKSRYFRFLDTGDLAGLQTVFTADGGIHYRSPSYEYCKNGWNELEAFFSDSFSKTKFGMHTGHHPEITVTGDTATGIWYLRDTFVSLDDGITFDGSAIYHDVYVKEGGVWKIMKSSYDRLFEQITKRNDDQFITCCPIKG
- a CDS encoding putative hydro-lyase, with product MNATMTPHELRQKIRLGQHSGNTSGYSEGYVQCNLVILPVDWAAEFLQFCQQNPKPCPLIAMGQPGEFDLPGMGVDLDIRTDIPRYRLFKDGSLVDEVEDVSAHWRDDLVVFLLGCSFSFEEALLNDGLDVRNISEGVNVPMFRTNIPCKPAGRFSGNTVVSMRPFLPVDAIRAIQICTRFPSVHGAPIHFGDPSQIGIEDINRTDFGDAVSLKAGETPVFWACGVTPQVALEQAKPPFCITHSPGCMLVTDLPNSRLAVM
- a CDS encoding PhnA domain-containing protein, which translates into the protein MTEKTLRQRSGSKCELCAASDNLSPYQIPPVITAATAANSVLICQTCNDQLSNPESMEPNHWRGLNDSMWSTEPPVQVMAYRALSMLSKKESWAQDLIDMMYIEENMVEWAKEGIPEDSDRLPCRDSNGAVLSDGDTVTLTKDLVVKGANFTAKRGTAVRNISLTDNHEQIEGRVNGSRIVLLSCFLKKQ
- the meaB gene encoding methylmalonyl Co-A mutase-associated GTPase MeaB, producing the protein MSVIKIPELLSGNRRSLAKAITLVESTLDKHREQAQDILQQVLPHTGKSIRIGISGIPGVGKSTFIEAFGLHLVKQGLKTAVLAVDPSSPVHGGSILGDKTRMEMLSRENDAFIRPSPSGGALGGVAQKTRETMLLCEASGYEVIIVETVGVGQSEYEVAAMVDFFLVLMIPNAGDELQGIKKGIIELADALVINKADGESVNLAKQTQRHYRNAFHLLGSNSFWTPEVLTCSALNHDNIDSVWGMISNYRVDALKENAFHEKRDKQNIDWMQKLIHEMLEMKLRQNPDVLEQLPRQKSLVEGGQTTPYAAAKSIISLL